In Triticum aestivum cultivar Chinese Spring chromosome 5B, IWGSC CS RefSeq v2.1, whole genome shotgun sequence, the following proteins share a genomic window:
- the LOC123117900 gene encoding vacuolar protein sorting-associated protein 37C has protein sequence MDIFSEASSGSSGTNPFAGSDPSSVPFHSILTLNIQSAVPTLELVPPNYTLWLSFMNALLQSFAITDHVDGSVDARSRRSDPIWTQIDWCIIRWLYGSVSKDIAAAIRVDNPTAYILWTAIRTLFLSNRTQQGVHALEEFHSLFQGHLSIQEYCTRLKTIADTLADCGLRQDDKAIVTNMIRGLSRKFDHAVAVLTYDETKQPTFLQARTYLLREESRLTHLAAHDTATALYAGRAPAPPAPPAPAPAPPQAAPPSGGQRGRKRRKGTNGGGPPPPAAPAAPPRQPAPAASPVFNPWTGTFQAWPVQQRPPGTGVLGPRPAAFRFSATGYGAPSSAPGYGAPPSALGYGVAPSPTGYGAFPPAQYGPYSPVGSVLPAPAPAHAPTAGNPWETPALQHALLSMQQQPYSGGGDWFLDT, from the coding sequence ATGGACATCTTCTCCGAAGCCTCATCCGGCAGCAGCGGCACTAACCCGTTCGCCGGCAGCGACCCGTCTTCGGTTCCCTTCCACTCCATCCTCACTCTCAATATCCAGTCCGCCGTGCCCACCCTCGAGCTCGTTCCCCCCAACTACACCCTCTGGCTCTCCTTCATGAACGCGCTTCTCCAGTCCTTCGCCATCACCGACCATGTCGACGGCAGCGTCGACGCACGCTCCCGTCGCTCTGATCCCATCTGGACGCAAATCGATTGGTGCATCATCCGCTGGCTGTACGGCTCCGTCTCCAAGGACATCGCCGCCGCCATCCGCGTCGACAACCCGACGGCGTACATCCTTTGGACGGCCATCCGCACGCTGTTCCTCTCCAACCGCACCCAGCAAGGTGTTCATGCGCTCGAGGAGTTCCACTCCCTTTTCCAAGGGCACCTCTCGATCCAGGAGTACTGCACCCGGCTCAAGACGATCGCCGACACCCTCGCCGACTGCGGTCTTCGCCAGGACGATAAGGCCATCGTCACCAACATGATCCGCGGCCTGAGTCGCAAGTTCGACCACGCCGTCGCCGTCCTCACCTACGACGAGACGAAGCAGCCGACGTTTCTTCAGGCCCGGACATATCTGCTGCGCGAGGAGAGCCGCCTCACTCATCTGGCGGCGCACGACACCGCCACGGCGCTCTACGCCGGGCGCGCCCCGGCACCTCCTGCTCCCCCGgcccccgcgccggcgccgccgcaggcTGCTCCTCCATCGGGTGGCCAACGCGGCCGCAAGCGTCGCAAGGGCACTAACGGTGGTGGTCCGCCCCCGCCTGCCGCCCCCGCTGCACCTCCACGCCAGCCCGCGCCCGCGGCGTCCCCCGTCTTCAACCCCTGGACGGGCACTTTTCAGGCTTGGCCGGTGCAGCAGCGTCCTCCGGGCACCGGTGTTCTAGGGCCCCGCCCTGCGGCCTTCCGCTTCTCCGCGACAGGCTACGGCGCCCCTTCGTCTGCGCCGGGCTACGGCGCGCCACCATCCGCGCTGGGCTATGGCGTCGCTCCTTCCCCGACGGGTTACGGCGCCTTCCCTCCTGCGCAGTACGGCCCCTACTCCCCCGTCGGCTCGGTCCTGCCAGCCCCTGCACCAGCGCACGCCCCGACGGCTGGCAACCCATGGGAGACGCCGGCGCTCCAGCATGCCCTCCTCTCGATGCAGCAGCAACCCTACTCGGGGGGAGGTGATTGGTTCCTTGACACATGA